A genomic segment from Saimiri boliviensis isolate mSaiBol1 chromosome 14, mSaiBol1.pri, whole genome shotgun sequence encodes:
- the KISS1 gene encoding LOW QUALITY PROTEIN: metastasis-suppressor KiSS-1 (The sequence of the model RefSeq protein was modified relative to this genomic sequence to represent the inferred CDS: substituted 1 base at 1 genomic stop codon) → MNSLVSGQLLLFLCAIHFGEPSETAPVENPRPAGQQLGSLALLVPWEQSLRSAQRKPAATARLSRALCAPSESSGSPQQTGPCAPSSRQIPAPRSEVQRELPPPYWNVFSLRYGXRE, encoded by the exons ATGAACTCACTGGTTTCTGGGCAGCTGCTGCTTTTTCTCTGTGCCATCCACTTTGGGGAGCCATCAGAAACGGCTCCTGTGGAGAATCCTAGACCCGCAG GCCAGCAGCTGGGATCCCTGGCCCTCCTGGTCCCCTGGGAGCAGAGCCTGCGGAGCGCCCAGAGGAAGCCGGCTGCAACTGCCAGGCTGAGCCGTGCGCTGTGCGCACCCTCCGAGAGCTCCGGGAGCCCCCAGCAGACCGGCCCATGCGCACCCAGCAGCCGCCAGATCCCCGCACCCCGGAGCGAAGTGCAGCGGGAGCTGCCGCCACCCTACTGGAACGTCTTCAGCTTGCGCTACGGCTAGCGGGAG